The genomic window CAGACCTCCGTCGAGCAGATCGCGCAAGCGGCGGGAGTGTCGCGGTCGACGTTCTTCCGGCAGTTCGGGGGGAAAGAAGACGTCGTCTTCGCCGACCACGAGGTGCTGCTCACCGAAACGCGCGCGTACCTCGCGCAGCCGCACGACGACCCCTGGGCGGCGGTGTGCGAGGCATCGGTGCGGGTGTTCCGGCACTTCGCCGCCGACCCCGAGCTCGCCCGGCGCCGCTACGCGATCGTGCGGCAGATCCCGGGCTTGCGCGACCGCGAGATTGTCACGGTGTTCCGCTACGAACGCCTCTTCGACGAATACCTGCGTGAGGCGCTCCCCGGTCTCGACCCGCTGGATGCCGTCGGCTTCGCGGCCTCGGTCACGGCGGTGCACAACCACGTGCTGCGGCGGCTGATGCGGGGTGCGCGGGTGCCGGCATCCATTCTTCGTCGCGCCCTCGACGATGTGCTGCGCCGCTACGGCGTGCACCCCGACGGCGACGACGCGGCCGGAGACGACCTGATCGTCGCGGCGTTCCCGCGGCGCATGCCCGCGGCGGAGGTCACGCGGCGGCTGCGCGGGGCGCTCGGGGACTGAGTTCGGGGCGCGGCGCTCGGGGACTGAGCGCGGGGGTGCGGCCGCCCGCTCGGCCGCCCCGCCTGACCGTTGAGTGTCCGAGACGCCCGGACACTTCCGAAAATCGTCCGCGTGTTCTGGACACTCATCGTGCGATGAGCTACCAGAACCGTGACACCGAGTACCAACATGCGCGATACTGGGAACCATGACCATCGACGCCGATGCCCGCACGCTCCCCGGTGAGCGCGTCGCCCACTACGACCTGCTCGGTCGCCGCGACACCGACTACTACGCGGTGTTCGCCGACATCCCCGACGCCGACCGCGCCGTGTGGGACACCGCCAAGGCCTTCGCCGACGAGGTCGGCACGCGCATGCAGGGTGAATGGGATGCCGCGAGCTACCCGATCGACCTCGTGAAGCGCATGGGCGAGCTCGAGCTGTTCACCGACGGCATCGAGCACGACGAGTTGCCCTACACCTCGCCCCTGGCCGCGGGCCTGGTCAACATGGAGATCTCGCGCCACGACGGCTCCCTCGCCACCGCCCTCGCCGTGCAGGGCGGACTCGCGCTGCGGACGCTGGCGTTCTACGGCTCGCCCGAGCAGCAGCAGCGCTGGCTGAAGCCCCTCGCCGACGGCACCGTCCTCGGCGCCTTCGCGCTGACCGAGCCCGACCACGGCTCCGACTCCGTCTCGCTCGAGACCACCGCGACGCGCA from Microbacterium testaceum includes these protein-coding regions:
- a CDS encoding TetR/AcrR family transcriptional regulator — its product is MTDSAAPSSRTAVVSAAIDLFVEHGYDQTSVEQIAQAAGVSRSTFFRQFGGKEDVVFADHEVLLTETRAYLAQPHDDPWAAVCEASVRVFRHFAADPELARRRYAIVRQIPGLRDREIVTVFRYERLFDEYLREALPGLDPLDAVGFAASVTAVHNHVLRRLMRGARVPASILRRALDDVLRRYGVHPDGDDAAGDDLIVAAFPRRMPAAEVTRRLRGALGD